In the genome of Bacteroidales bacterium, the window AAACAAAAGCACCCTGCGCTTTTACAGCAATGCCAACATTGGAAGCCGGCCAGCAAAACGCGGCGACGATAAAAAGCTTACTTTATCCGATTTGAGGGCCATTTCTTTTGTAGGTTCGTGGAGCCAGTTAAAACAAAATGTACCCGGCTATTTTGGCATCGGTTCAGCGCTGAAAAAGTTAAATGATAATGGCAAGCTTGAGGAACTGAAACAACTTTTCAATGAATTCCCGTATTTCAAAATTTTGATCCTGAACAGTATGATGGTTCTTTCAAAATCAAATTTCAATTTGACCCGCTATATTGCCAAAGACCCTGATTATGCTGAATTCTGGAATATTCTGCATGAAGAATACAAGCTCTCAAAAGAAATGGTGTTGCTGATTTCCGGCTATTCCAGCCTGATGGAAGAAGAACCGGTTACAAAGCGATCCATTGAAATCCGCGAAAAGATAGTGCTTCCTTTGCTTGTTATCCAGCAATATGCCTTGCAAAAGTTGGAAAGCGGTTCGAACCAGAAAGAAGTATTTGAGAAAATGGTAACGCGCTCGCTTTATGGCAATATCAATGCCAGCAGAAATTCAGCGTAAATTCTCAGAAATTGCCTTCATTTTAACGCACAAAAAAACCGCACCGGAAGATTTATTCCCGGTGCAGTATTTTTGTGATGCAGTAATGCAGTGAGACAGTAATACAGTAAAGACAGTCTTTGCCAGTTGCCAACTGCCTTTTTGCCAACTCTTCCCTTAATTGCCTTACTCTGGAATAGAGAACCTTAGGTTCTTACAGGCCAGCGCTGATAAGGAAGGTTGCAGCAAAAGCAATAATGGCGTAAAGCTCAGGAAATACAGCCAAAACCATTGTTTTACCAAACACGTCATAGCCTGAACCTATTCCGGCAATACCATTGGCGCAAACCTGTCCCTGCCTGATAGCGGACATCAAACCAACGATACCAAGTGCTAAACCGGCAGCAAAAATTGCGACTCCCTGGCCAATGGTCATGGCTTCAATAAAACCGGGGGCTGTGAGTTTGGCATTGATGATGAAGAACCCACCAAATCCATAAAGGCCCTGGGTTCCGGGCAAAGCGCTCAAAAGCATGTATGAACCAAATGCTTCATCATTCTTTTTTAATGCACCGATGGTGGCATTTCCACCAATTGAAACGCCGATGGCGCTGCCAATTCCGGCAAGACCGATCATCAACGCGATGCCTACATAGGCCAGGATAATTGCTGTTGTCATAATTTTGAATTTAAGGTTGTGTGAAAATTATCTGATTAATTGATTATGTGCTTGTTGAAAAATTTTAGTTGCTAGTTACTTGTTGCTCGATTTTGGTCATACAATTGTCATTCGGTTGTCATACAGTTGTTCTTGTTGCTTGTTGCTTGTTGCTGGTTACTGGTTACTCGATTTGGGTCATACAATTGTCATACGGTTGTCATACAGTAGCTGCTTTGTTTCTTGTTGCTTGATTTGGGTCATACAATTGTCATTCGGTTGAAATACTTTGTTGCTGGTTGCTTATCTCTTAGTCTCTTTGTCCCTTCTCCGTTTCTCACCTTCTCACCTTCTCACTTTCACCCCTCGTCCCTCGTCCCTTCGTCCCTCATCTCTTGTCACTTGTCTCTTGAATCTTGAATCTTAAATCTTAAATCTCCTACTTCTTCTCCGCAAACGGCTTGTACTCTTTACCTCCTCCACTAAAGCCTGCATTCTTGTAAAACTCCACAAATGTCAGACGCATTGGGTGAACAAAAGCTCCCAACGAACTGATGAGGATATTGGCAACATGTCCGATTGTTAAGAACAGCACGAATATTACCGGCCCTATTATGGGAACGCCAAGCATATCAAGGCCAATATTGTTAATGACGAGCCCCAGGATCGCACTTGAAATGCCGAGGGCAAACAAACGGATATACGACAACAGATCGCCGAAAATACCGGTTACCATGCCGTAGATATCCCAAACTCCTTTACCCAGTCTGACGAATACATTTACCTTGGGATCGTTCAATAAAAGGATCATTACACCGCTAATGCCAAAGATTGCATATTTCATCACAACCTCGTTGGCAGCAATAATTTCATAATGTACGAGTGCATAACGTCCAAGCATTCCTAAAATCAGCACCAGCCAGCCAATGGTCGAAATTGCGTATGCTATACCATGTTGCCTGATGATGTTGAACACTTTCACGAACATACCGAAAATAATCTGGATAGCCCCGATTACCAGGGCAAAATAGAACATTTTTTCGCTGTCAAGGAAGTATCCACGAACGTTTGAGAGGAAAGGAATGTCTGCATCAATCAGGTTGATTCCAAAGAATGTTCCGGAAATCACACCAAATATAAAGGTTGCAACTCCCAGAAACTGCGCCAGCGAAAGATAAGGCCTGAATGAAGGATTTGCCTTCGGCTTGTAGAGCGTGGCGCCTACCAGGATCAATAAGCCATATCCGGCATCGCCGAGGCAAAAGCCAAAAAACATCATGAAGAAAGGTGCAAAAAAAGGCGTCAGGTCCAGTTCATGATAGGAAGGCAATGAAAAGAGTTTGCTTATAGGTTCGAAAAGTTTGGAAAACCTATTGTTTTTAAGCAACACGGGAATTTTATCATTGGCTTCCGGTTTTCCTTCAAGGTATAGAATACCTCTTTCTTCACAAAAGCGAACAAGTACTGTTTCTCCACTTACCGGTACGAAGCCCTGGAGCATCATAACCTTCTCACCGGCTTCCGGGCTTGTATTGGTCAATACACGCCTGAAGTCAGTTTTGGTTGTGAGTTTGTTCAGCGAATCCTGCAGCAAAGGAACTGATGTGATAGCATATTCATCAAGTCTTTCACCTATCTCACTGATGCGGGCATGAATATCGTCCCTGCGCTTGATCACTTCGGATAAAGGGTGTTCAGGGGTTTTGATTTCTTCGGCATCCAATTCGATCTGTTCATCAGTGTCCCTGACAAGAATGAAGTATACGCTTGGTGGTTCAGCATTTACAACACCAATGTTGTATTGCTTTTCCCATTCAGGGTTATATTTCTTTGATGAAGTAATATAAAAAGATACATTCAAATCGGCTGCACGTAGTTTCCTTAAGGTCTCAAGAGAAAAATCACCCCAGGGTTCAAGGTTCGCAACTTCCTTGTTTACTGAAAGAAGCTGTTGCTCGAGGTTCTCTTTCTCGGTAATAAGATCCCGAACCTGTTCAACTATATCTGTTCCATCGGCTATAGACAGAGGTGAATCCTGGGGCTCAATCTTACGGCGCTGCAAAAGTTTAATTGTATCTGATATCTGTTTCTGTTCCAGCAGCTGATCGCGGGTTGCATCGTCCAGGTCTTTGGTTCGTTCAACCACGTCAACTACGCCCAATCCCCTCAATTCCTCAAGGAATTTGTGGTAATCGGCATGGTAAACCAGGAACGTGTATTTTTTCATGGGTACTATCATGCCACGGCCTCCAATTGTGTAAGACGGTTTTTAACGATCTTCTGCGATGATTTTGAGAGGTTTTCCTCATCTTCGAGGAATCGTTTGATCTTCAGGATCGCTTCTTCATAACCAGGAATCTGCACCTTTTCGTAAAGGTTAACCTTTTGGGTGGTCTTTTTCCTGGCGTGATCCAAAAGACCCATCTTGCGATTGAAGAATTCCCTTTCAATGGCCACGGTTGCCAGTTCCTTTAATATTGCGATCCCATCCATGAACCAGAAAGGTTTGTTGAATAGGCTGAAATCACGAATGCTGAAATGGATTTGTTCAAGCACCGGCGTTCTGACCCCGGCAATTTTTTTAATGCTCAGGTCCACGTCTTTAATTGTGATAAGTGTAGGGTCAAATTCCGCCCACAGTCTTGCCATATCATCATAAGCAGCAATACGCGAAGCCAATTTTTCATCAAGCCTGCTTGCTTCATCTTTGGCACGTTTTACTTCCACCCGCAAAGCCGACTCCTTGTTTTTCAATGTCGGCAACGCCCGTACACGAACACGAAGCTGCTTGTTCATGTCCTGTAGCGAGGTTTTGTTATATTGAAACTTTATTGCCATTCTTGTTTATTGTGATACTGTGATACAGTGATGCTGTGATGCAGTAGTGATGTGGTATTGGTTAATTTGTCGATTCGTCAATTTGTTAATTCGTTAATTCCGTTAATTCGTAGCTCTTTGAATTTTGAACCTTGAACTTTGAACCTTGAACTTTACTTCGGCCAATATTTATCCACCAGTTCCTTCTTCAATCCAACCTCTGCCTGGCTGAAATGTTTGCCAAATAATTCCCAGGCTGTTACAAGCATCTGTTCTGTATCAATGTTTACGTCAATTGCCAACAATTTTTCTGAATATTGCTTTGCGAAATCCAGTGTACGCTGGTCATAATCCGTAAGGTCGAAGCCGTTTTCGAGTTTGGTGCGGGCATTGGCGGCATCGGCGTAAAGGCGAACTGCTGCATTCATTACCTGCGGGTGGTCCTCGCGGGTTTTCGTGCCAATTACCAATTGCTTCAAACGCGACAAGCTACGGAACGGGTCAACAATAACTTTTCCGATTTCGGTATCACGGCGAAGGAATAATTGTCCCTCAGTAATATAACCGGTGTTATCCGGAATAGCATGGGTAATATCCCCACCCGAAAGCGTTGTTACAGCAATGATGGTGATGGAACCACCATCAGGAAACTGAACTGCTTTCTCATACAATTTAGCAAGGTCGCTGTACAGCGATCCAGGCATAGAATCCTTTGAAGGAATCTGATCCATACGGTTCGAAACAATACTGAGCGCATCGGCATACAAGGTCATATCGGTAAGCAGTACCAGCACTTTTTCATTTTTATCAACGGCAAAATATTCAGCAGCAGTAAGCGCCATATCAGGAACCAACAGGCGTTCAACCGGCGGATCTTCCGTTGTGTTCACAAAACTGATAATGCGGTCGAGGGCTCCTGCATTGTCGAACACATTTTTATAATACAGGTAATCATCGTTGGTGAGACCCATTCCACCGAGAATGATTTTGTCGGCTTCTGCGCGAAGGGCCACCATGGCCATAACCTGGTTAAAAGGTTGATCGGGATCGGCAAAGAATGGAATTTTCTGACCGGTAACCAAAGTATTATTAAGGTCAATGCCTGCAATACCAGTAGCGATAAGTTCCGATGGTTGCTTGCGGCGAACAGGGTTCACCGAAGGCCCGCCAATTTCGCGTTCTTCACCTTCCACTTCCGGGCCGCCGTCAATGGGCATGCCAAATGAATTGAAAAATCGGCCTGCCAGATCTTCACTTACTTTAAGTGTTGGCGGACGATTAAAGAAAACGACCTCGGCATTGGTAGGAATACCTTCGGTACCGGCAAAAACCTGCAGGGTCACACTATCGCCCATAATCTTAACCACCTGGGCTAAACGGCCATGCACCATTGCCAATTCTTCGTTGCCAACACCTGTGGCATTCAGCGAACAGGTTGCCTTGGTGATCTGGGTGATCTTTGTATATATCTTCTGAAAAGCTTTGGTTTCCATTACGACGCTTTCCTTTCATCCATTAGGTTAGTAAATTCCTTTTCAAACTTGTAGAAATCATCCGATTCATAAATCGAATAGTTCATCTGCTTCAACTGGTTGATAATGTTTTTGAAGAACGGGTTCACTTCTTCAAATTTTTCAAAGTTGAATTCGGTGTTATACACTTCATACACTTTTTCGAGCATGTATTTTTGGCGAACCATTGGAGCGTTGCAGTCAATTTTATCGAATGCATCCTGCTGCAGTATCACGGCATCAAAAACTTCTGCTTTCCAATAAATGAGGTGATATTCAAGTGGCACTCCATCATCGCCAAGGATGTTGATCTGTTCGGAAACTTCTTTACCGCGGATCAGGATATTTTTAAGTTGCATTACTTTTTCCACCCAATCTTCCGAGATGTTTTTCCTCAAGGTTGCCTGGAGTTCAGGATACTCGAGGTATTTCGAATAACTGTCAATGGGGTCAATGGCCGGGTAACGCTTGCTGTCAGCGCGTTGCTGAGAGAGTGCATAAAAAGCACGTGCCGCTTTCTTTGTTGATTCTGTAACCGGTTCTTTCAGGTTACCACCAGCAGGTGAAACGGTTCCTAAAAAGGTGATAGAGCCAATTTTACCGTTGTTAAGATAAACAAAACCAGCACGACTGTAGAAGTTTGAAATGATAGCGGGCAAATCCATTGGGAAGCCATCAGGTCCGGGAAGTTCTTCCATGCGGTTCGAC includes:
- a CDS encoding V-type ATP synthase subunit B — its product is METKAFQKIYTKITQITKATCSLNATGVGNEELAMVHGRLAQVVKIMGDSVTLQVFAGTEGIPTNAEVVFFNRPPTLKVSEDLAGRFFNSFGMPIDGGPEVEGEEREIGGPSVNPVRRKQPSELIATGIAGIDLNNTLVTGQKIPFFADPDQPFNQVMAMVALRAEADKIILGGMGLTNDDYLYYKNVFDNAGALDRIISFVNTTEDPPVERLLVPDMALTAAEYFAVDKNEKVLVLLTDMTLYADALSIVSNRMDQIPSKDSMPGSLYSDLAKLYEKAVQFPDGGSITIIAVTTLSGGDITHAIPDNTGYITEGQLFLRRDTEIGKVIVDPFRSLSRLKQLVIGTKTREDHPQVMNAAVRLYADAANARTKLENGFDLTDYDQRTLDFAKQYSEKLLAIDVNIDTEQMLVTAWELFGKHFSQAEVGLKKELVDKYWPK
- a CDS encoding V-type ATP synthase subunit D — translated: MAIKFQYNKTSLQDMNKQLRVRVRALPTLKNKESALRVEVKRAKDEASRLDEKLASRIAAYDDMARLWAEFDPTLITIKDVDLSIKKIAGVRTPVLEQIHFSIRDFSLFNKPFWFMDGIAILKELATVAIEREFFNRKMGLLDHARKKTTQKVNLYEKVQIPGYEEAILKIKRFLEDEENLSKSSQKIVKNRLTQLEAVA
- a CDS encoding V-type ATP synthase subunit I, whose product is MKKYTFLVYHADYHKFLEELRGLGVVDVVERTKDLDDATRDQLLEQKQISDTIKLLQRRKIEPQDSPLSIADGTDIVEQVRDLITEKENLEQQLLSVNKEVANLEPWGDFSLETLRKLRAADLNVSFYITSSKKYNPEWEKQYNIGVVNAEPPSVYFILVRDTDEQIELDAEEIKTPEHPLSEVIKRRDDIHARISEIGERLDEYAITSVPLLQDSLNKLTTKTDFRRVLTNTSPEAGEKVMMLQGFVPVSGETVLVRFCEERGILYLEGKPEANDKIPVLLKNNRFSKLFEPISKLFSLPSYHELDLTPFFAPFFMMFFGFCLGDAGYGLLILVGATLYKPKANPSFRPYLSLAQFLGVATFIFGVISGTFFGINLIDADIPFLSNVRGYFLDSEKMFYFALVIGAIQIIFGMFVKVFNIIRQHGIAYAISTIGWLVLILGMLGRYALVHYEIIAANEVVMKYAIFGISGVMILLLNDPKVNVFVRLGKGVWDIYGMVTGIFGDLLSYIRLFALGISSAILGLVINNIGLDMLGVPIIGPVIFVLFLTIGHVANILISSLGAFVHPMRLTFVEFYKNAGFSGGGKEYKPFAEKK
- a CDS encoding V-type ATP synthase subunit K encodes the protein MTTAIILAYVGIALMIGLAGIGSAIGVSIGGNATIGALKKNDEAFGSYMLLSALPGTQGLYGFGGFFIINAKLTAPGFIEAMTIGQGVAIFAAGLALGIVGLMSAIRQGQVCANGIAGIGSGYDVFGKTMVLAVFPELYAIIAFAATFLISAGL